One genomic window of Panicum hallii strain FIL2 chromosome 6, PHallii_v3.1, whole genome shotgun sequence includes the following:
- the LOC112897103 gene encoding mitochondrial uncoupling protein 5-like, translated as MGVKGFVEGGIASIVAGCSTHPLDLIKVRMQLQGEAAAAAAPQPAMRPALAVPAGGQTVALPQEVPVPPPRKPGPLAVGAQILRSEGAAGLFSGVSATMLRQTLYSTTRMGLYDILKTKWTQENGGVLPLHRKIAAGLIAGGVGAAVGNPADVAMVRMQADGRLPLAERRNYRSVGDAIGRMARDEGVRSLWRGSSLTVNRAMIVTASQLATYDQAKEAILARRGAGADGLATHVAASFTAGLVAAAASNPVDVVKTRMMNMKVAPGAPPPYAGAVDCALKTVRSEGPMALYKGFIPTVMRQGPFTVVLFVTLEQVRKVFKGVEF; from the coding sequence ATGGGGGTCAAGGGATTCGTCGAGGGCGGCATCGCCTCCATCGTGGCCGGCTGCTCCACGCACCCGCTCGACCTCATCAAGGTCCGCATGCAGCtgcagggggaggcggcggccgcggcggcgccgcagCCGGCGATGCGCCCGGCGCTCGCGGTCCCCGCGGGCGGCCAGACCGTGGCGCTCCCGCAAGAAGTCCCGGTGCCGCCGCCGAGGAAGCCCGGCCCGCTCGCCGTCGGCGCGCAGATCCTGCGCTCCGAGGGCGCCGCGGGGCTCTTCTCCGGGGTGTCCGCCACCATGCTTCGCCAGACGCTCTACTCCACCACGCGGATGGGGCTCTACGACATCCTCAAGACCAAGTGGACCCAGGAGAACGGCGGCGTGCTGCCGCTGCACCGCAAGATCGCGGCGGGGCTCATCGCGGGCGGCGTCGGCGCGGCCGTGGGCAACCCGGCCGACGTGGCCATGGTGCGGATGCAGGCGGACGGGCGCCTGCCCCTCGCCGAGCGCCGCAACTATCGCAGCGTCGGGGACGCCATCGGCCGGATGGCGCGCGACGAGGGCGTCCGCAGCCTCTGGCGCGGCTCGTCGCTCACGGTGAACCGCGCCATGATCGTCACGGCGTCGCAGCTGGCCACCTACGACCAGGCCAAGGAGGCCATCCTCGCGCGccggggcgccggcgccgacggCCTCGCCACGCACGTCGCCGCCAGCTTCACCGCCGGCCTCGTAGCCGCCGCGGCCTCCAACCCCGTCGACGTGGTCAAGACGCGGATGATGAACATGAAGGTGGCGCCCGGCGCACCCCCGCCGTACGCCGGCGCCGTGGACTGCGCGCTCAAGACCGTGCGGTCCGAGGGGCCCATGGCTCTGTACAAGGGGTTCATCCCCACCGTGATGCGCCAGGGCCCCTTCACCGTGGTGCTCTTCGTCACGCTCGAGCAGGTGCGCAAGGTCTTCAAGGGCGTCGAGTTCTga